The genomic window CTGTTAAATTGATAAGCACGGAAAGTATATAGAAGAAATTCTATTTAACGAGTCTCACTGTTTAACTGCAAAAATTATTCGTCAATTCATTTCCTCGCTCGAAATAAATATCGATGACAAGGTAAGCAATAAACATGAAGAAATCGTATTTTGCCTTTCGAACTttattgaaaaagttaaaacaaacaagcaaaaaaacaaacaaatatatatttccagTAGTCAAAGAGTGAAAACTCGACTTCGTGTAACGGGAGTTGCTAAGATCGCCGATTAATGAATTCAAGTATTAACCAAGAAAACGTAATTTAAAGGAATTCATGCAAACAACTGAACTTACCTGCACCAAACCGTAGTAAGTAGATCCTCTTCTCTTTTTGAAATCAGCTGCTTTCATCAGTCGAGTTTTGTTGTTCAGCTCACAAATAACATTGTTCTCTTCCAGGTAAACGTTACACGATTTACAGCGGCTTTCATTCTCAATACATTTTTGCTGGCATTCAAATTCGTTTTTGACAACACTCTTTTCCATAACATTACCAACAAAAATATGATCTAGGAGTTATGAGTATATGAAAATCTTTTAAGAACCGGTGAATATCGCTACTGCCCTATTTATGATTGTCTGACAAATGCAaatcgaaaggaaaaaagaagtaaTAGTTTCTAcgggttttcattttttttacttaccaaCTTGGGTTTCGAAGACACGTCCGCATAAGTCAGAGTTTGCCATCACAGATAAAATCAGGCAGGAGATGATAAGAATTGTAAAGGCCAACTGAATCGGACCCGTATTAGCCATTGACTGATAAAAACTTCCCTTGAACTATTGTCGTAACTCAATCAAAACTCTTTCAACAGCAGCTTTTACAAAAGAGAGATTTCAATGTTTGTACAGAGGGGCGGTGGTTGCACCGAACGAGATTATATTTTGCGTATGAACTCTGCCTTTTGAATTCTTTCCGCAACCTTGTATTGTTTTGAGTTGGTTTTCTTACAATTgattaaataaacaaagcttCCTAATAATTTACGTAGCGCATTATAGTTTTATCGTTTACATCCCAAGGGTAAATTAAGCTCAAAGTTAATTACAATGAAACTGAAAGCaaccaaaaaaacttaaacaaaaaagtttctttcttaTCGATTTAATTATCACCCACTTGGCGCAAACAAAGAAGATTCAATCACCCAccaggaatttttttaaaaaaatttttgtgcaTTATTgtcagtgttttgttttttcttaaaccCTAACAACAATTTCataacaatttttgttttcttactaTCATCGTTAAGACTAGCCAGGCGAGGGGGCTATGAATATAACTGCCAACACCTGCTCTTAGtgataataaaatatatttccttttccATATGTCATCATACcctaaaaattttgaatttcttttggtttcttttcaaacttcaTTCCATGAAGATGAGTGTGATTCACTCTTATCTTCATTTATTAGTCCGCAGTTACGTTCACAGTCATTCAAACCTCATTCCTTTGATCCTTAGATCCTCAAATTTTCTCAAAGctgtaaaaaaggaaatattgcCTCATTGCAATCACTATTCAGCTTCAATGACAATTAATTCAATGTTGatatgaataaaatttgaaaacattcgGGAAAATTGTATTTTCGTTATTTTAATCAGCTGGGATTTTTTGTCTCGCTTTGTGTCATGCAATTGGAACTGAATCTATTTAAGATATTCTCACTGATTTCCACGGCCTCATCAATCTGATGTGCTTTGAATACTGTTGATGATAacaaatcattattttttcattatttacgGATTTATTCCCAGCGCTCTTTGTTTAAGTTTTGGAACAATCTACAGCATTACTTCTCATTTTGGATTCTTTTTCAATTCTCCAAGAGTTGATAACATTCGTACATTCTCTTCTTCATTTGATTGGATGACAAAACTCGAAAGCGGAACGACTCTCTACAGGAGACTTTGCACTTTAAAGCCAATTTAATTTGCTGATACAATGTAGTACATCAAGATATTGAATAAAGTTACCCAAACGATTTGCAAGTTACAACCTTCAGTACTATGAGAACATTGTAATGTCCAACTTTCAGTACCCGCAGAACATTGCCAACTTTAAGAACTTGCGCCTGAATTAACGTAATGAAGTCTTCCTCTAATCgacaatattttgaaagatAATTTACTATTTGACATGCAGCAACTTCTTAAATAGTTGTACTGAATGCTAGCGTCTCAAAAGTAAATAGAAAATGCTCTAAAACGCAGAAGTGACAGCAAAGTTATCAACGGACATAAATTCTCCAGAAGTCACCAGATGCAGCAATATTCTCCAAAGTATCATCACATTGCCATACGTTAGAACCTGGCCAAGTGATCCAATAATAGCTACCCACAATGAATGCTGAGTATACAGACAGCATCTTATGCCCTTCATGTTCCCATTTTCCAACACGATACACGCCCTTTTCCATCCCCCATTCTACTTAAGGCATGCGCAAATGAGTCAATCTTGGCTAACCGTTCGCCCATTTTCGTGTAAAATTTAAATAGGAAAACATAAGTAACGACCATTGTGACTCAAAATTCAGTACCTAGAGAATTGTAAAGGGaaatgaaagtagaaaacaggaaaaattaaGACTTTTCGCAGGCAAAGGTTATTTGCTTAGAGGTGTCTGGTTGTTTAAAATCATAAAGGTTATAAGCTTTTAAGACACCGCGACCCATTGCGAGACAACTTGATCCTAGCAGTGTGAAAGTGTCTGCGCATGCGCAGAAGTTTGACCGCTGTGTCGGTGAATGTAAACCTACTCCTATTGATAACACGCTATATTTCTTATTCAAACGTGAATTATGATCGCAAAAGCGAACGAATATCGATCGCACACTATTAGTgatgttatttatatttctaCTTGCTAAAATACCTAAACTTCATGCAGTggcaaaaaaccaaaaccaaaataatcacacctaacaatcagaacaaaggttaactcttcaactcccagaccaaatttgtaattctccttactgtcaaccatacaattcaaCCATATAATTCTGGATGTCATGGAAATGGAGACAGTGCCCTAACATAATATTTGCCCATTAAAAATTTGTTAAGTGTAACAAAATTaatgtcttttaatttttgtgataCCTTAAGTTTTTTAGTTAATATCAATTATCAACCTCGAATAAGCAGGTTATGTAATGGGAGACTTCTTGGAAActcaattaaataaaatttgtaaatgaaaaaatgaaaaaaaaaggttccttCAATTCTCTAGCCAACAGAGCAGGCGTAATATTGGGAACGAGTGCTCAGTTTCTTCTCGGTGAACATCCTACCtgcaatcttttattttaacaaaaacaaaaaggtggGGCGAGGAATAAATCGCCCTAAGGGGGTGAGtaattttacaagaaaagatTCCTTTTAAATTGTTCCAAATCCCACCATACGTTAGCATGTGGGAAAGTCCTAAAAATAGTTCATCATTGTTGATTTATAACTTCGCTTTCAATGCCATATAAATAATGTGTGagtaaaaacgaaaacaaaaatggaaactgTTTAAGTTTCGTGTTTATTCCCAAGTCTAAGGATCCGCTTTCagagctaaaagaaaaaacaaattaaaacaaagcaaaaaataaataacaacaagATAAGCTAATCCTTCCTGATGGAGGTAACTATAAATAAACTGAACTATTGGTTTCATGATCACAAGGCTAAAAGAGAATCATACACAGCACTACAATCTGTTGAGCTTAAATTTACTTCGGAAAATGGCAACTGCAATAAGTGCTCGAAATTTCAGCTCCTTTCCACTCATGTCTACCTGACGTTTCATCCTTTTTCTATACTTCATTGTGTACTTCTTGGCGTTAATTTATCTGAAAAAACCGCGATGAACAGCGACAATTTCTATAAGACATATAGGAATACAcctatttacaataaaatagGAGTCGCACGAAAGGTTAATTTGACTGATAACGTGTTATTTTATATCCACTACGAAACATCATAtccctgattggtcaatgatcgATACAAAATGTGTTATAGTATGCCGACTCATTTGTTACAACAGCAAAACCAGCAAAGAGTGCGTTCTGCATAAAGTACACGCCCCTGACAACTTGGGTGACGTGCTTCAGGTGTATATTGCGATTCTTCCTTTCCATAACAATACATACAAGTTGAGATATAATGTTTAAGACGTGCAACAAATACCAATTTCCGAGAGAGGCCCGATGGTTTCTGAGAATACGATAATGGTGCCTTTAGATACGCTGTTACTAAGATATTAcattaaacttttgttttaccaaGGTGTTCAGAGGGCAAGATAActcaaagatctttaaaatgAACTCGTTTATCAGAAGCTGACTTGTATATTAAATATAAGGAGGTCACCAATTACGGCTAAACAACGGATTTTCGATAGGCGCAAAAATCTTGAGCTAAGAGTTCAAGATGCTCTAATCTTAACGTATCTTCGTTTGCTCCTTCAACGCCAGTTACGAGAGTTTCCACTAAAGAGTCGCAAAGCGTTGCATTAATTAACGgacataaattttccaaaagtcgCCGCGCGACAAATCGTTCGCCGCGTCATCACACTCCCATCTGTCATAGACTGGCGACGTGACCCAATGATGGTAATATACAATGAATGCTGGGAACAAATGCAACCCCTTCAGCCCTTCATGTCCCCATTTTCCAACGTTATACGCGCCGTTTTCCCACCCCCATTCTGCGCATTTACTTGCAAGGCCTGAGTTGTCTCCCTTCAGTTTCTCAAATGAACCACAGGCTTTGGGAATAACGTCAGTATCACCGCCGAAAAACCCCACTACAGCTTCACCAAAGCTGTTCGCGGCCGTTTTCACATGAAATGTTCGTCCATGTTGCTGTTtacggcagtggaatctcagctgagtgaaagaTACGCGGGATCTCAGCTCTCGCATACCGTCAGGAGAGATAACCATTCTGTTGTTTCTGTAACGACTGACTCCTGTATATGTCTTTTCAATGGTCAAGTTGGTCGGGGGCACAGTTCCTCCAGCAATAACGTTATAGATCAGGAGCCAGCCTCCTgccagaaattaaaaaagaaaataaaaatcacatttCTCGGGAGACCGCAAACAAGTCTTCCATGACCCTCTGTTATTCTTACAATAAAAAGGTGGGCTACTTCGAGTTATGCCATTGCACCACGGCGCAAAGGTATGGTCTCTCCCCCTACCGGCCTTATCTACTTAGAGAAGACAAGATAGCAGAATAGTTTTGTTGGCTTGTTATCACCTCAGTGGCTCCAGATTGAAACCCTGCTTCGACCACAAGCTGGAGTTTTTCTCTGTATTTCAGTTCGTACTACTCTAGAAGTGTTTGGCTCCAGCCTTTTGAAACTTTCACTTGAAATGCGGGCCTCACCTTAAACTCCTTCCCTAACACAAATGTTTTCGTTTGTCCTCGTTTGTCAGTAGtattctttgaatgttttttctgTATTTAATTATTTCgcctctgttttgttttgttttttcttcctcagGGACAAACACCCCGACGGTTTTTCCCTGCAGCGTTGCTCTTCTATACACGGCCAATATTGCAGAAACGAGTTATATAAACGAGTACAGTGCTTACCtccatcagttgtcatgtcacaaaatacttttaaagaaCTTCCATTtttctcagggtcgatccagtactcTCCGTCTCCTTTAGAGTCCCCAGCTTCCAAAATCTGCATGCAGGACAGTGCAGAATGACGGGAAGACCAGCCAGGTATAGCTGCGAATTTAAATATGTATTATTCTTTAACGTTGTGGTTCAGGGTCAATTGCCAAATAATTTTGGATGTCCTTACGGGAATAACCAGGTTGATTGTAATATAAGTCTCTGG from Pocillopora verrucosa isolate sample1 chromosome 8, ASM3666991v2, whole genome shotgun sequence includes these protein-coding regions:
- the LOC131791069 gene encoding uncharacterized protein, producing MQILEAGDSKGDGEYWIDPEKNGSSLKVFCDMTTDGGGWLLIYNVIAGGTVPPTNLTIEKTYTGVSRYRNNRMVISPDGMRELRSRVSFTQLRFHCRKQQHGRTFHVKTAANSFGEAVVGFFGGDTDVIPKACGSFEKLKGDNSGLASKCAEWGWENGAYNVGKWGHEGLKGLHLFPAFIVYYHHWVTSPVYDRWECDDAANDLSRGDFWKIYVR